Proteins encoded in a region of the Brevundimonas vesicularis genome:
- a CDS encoding PQQ-binding-like beta-propeller repeat protein, whose product MNRVLKVALICGVAATMASCGTVRRNLPFGLGGGKEDAGATASAGQRISVLEFEQSLSPSAALSGRDFFLPGPQAVTAWTQPGGTSENLVEHVIAAPNFQIAWKRGVGSGSAHVGNVMAPIVAADGKIFVLDGESTVSAVSADTGAILWKANVKNADRDRNGGFGGGVAVGGGKVFVSSGYRSMTALDANTGAVVWTQQVDAPIHGAPTVSGNRVFVVDVDSQLFAFDANTGAQDWTYRGIAEPARVMRASSPAVSGTTVVAPFASGQLVALSALNGQAVWEETLSRTSRTSALSEVRDVAGRPVISRGMVYGVSHSGVMSALDLRSGQPKWQLPVTGVNAPLPVGDAVFVVSKSGQLITANRDTGQIYWTRELNEGRERREGGFLTFGRRTIRPQWSGPLLASNRLVMVNSFGEAVAFDPKTGVAQTTLKLGAPAYIAPAAYNGALYVLTDNGQLICIR is encoded by the coding sequence ATGAACCGAGTTCTGAAAGTCGCGCTGATCTGCGGCGTCGCCGCAACGATGGCGTCCTGCGGCACCGTGCGCCGCAACCTGCCGTTCGGTCTGGGCGGCGGCAAGGAAGACGCCGGCGCGACCGCCTCGGCCGGCCAGCGCATCTCGGTGCTGGAGTTCGAACAGAGCCTGTCGCCATCGGCCGCCCTGTCGGGCCGCGACTTCTTCCTGCCGGGTCCGCAGGCCGTGACGGCCTGGACGCAGCCGGGCGGCACGTCCGAGAATCTGGTCGAGCATGTCATCGCGGCGCCGAACTTCCAGATCGCCTGGAAGCGGGGCGTCGGTTCGGGATCGGCCCACGTCGGCAACGTCATGGCCCCGATCGTGGCCGCCGACGGCAAGATCTTCGTGCTGGACGGCGAATCGACCGTTTCGGCGGTTTCGGCCGACACCGGCGCGATCCTGTGGAAGGCCAACGTCAAGAACGCCGATCGTGACCGCAACGGCGGCTTCGGCGGCGGCGTCGCCGTCGGCGGCGGCAAGGTCTTCGTCTCGTCGGGCTATCGCTCGATGACGGCGCTGGACGCCAATACCGGCGCGGTGGTCTGGACCCAGCAGGTGGACGCCCCGATTCACGGCGCCCCGACCGTCTCGGGCAACCGGGTCTTCGTCGTGGACGTGGACAGCCAGCTGTTCGCCTTTGACGCCAACACCGGCGCCCAGGACTGGACCTATCGCGGCATCGCCGAGCCGGCGCGCGTCATGCGCGCCTCCAGCCCCGCCGTCAGCGGCACGACCGTCGTGGCCCCGTTCGCCTCGGGCCAGCTGGTCGCGCTGAGCGCCCTGAACGGCCAGGCGGTGTGGGAAGAGACGCTGTCGCGCACCAGCCGCACCAGCGCCCTGTCGGAAGTCCGCGATGTGGCGGGCCGTCCGGTCATCAGCCGCGGCATGGTCTATGGCGTCAGCCACTCGGGCGTGATGTCGGCGCTGGACCTGCGTTCGGGCCAGCCCAAGTGGCAACTGCCGGTGACGGGCGTGAACGCGCCCCTGCCGGTCGGAGACGCTGTCTTCGTGGTGTCCAAGTCGGGTCAGCTGATCACGGCCAACCGTGACACGGGCCAGATCTACTGGACGCGCGAACTGAACGAGGGCCGCGAGCGCCGCGAGGGCGGTTTCCTGACCTTCGGCCGTCGCACCATCCGCCCGCAATGGTCGGGACCGCTGCTGGCCTCCAACCGTCTGGTGATGGTCAACTCGTTCGGCGAAGCCGTCGCCTTCGATCCGAAGACCGGCGTGGCGCAGACGACGCTGAAGCTGGGCGCGCCGGCCTATATCGCGCCCGCCGCCTATAACGGCGCGCTGTATGTGCTGACCGACAACGGCCAACTGATCTGTATCCGCTGA
- a CDS encoding tetratricopeptide repeat protein — translation MVDVFEQVEEELRSDKLKRLAKTWLPVFGVVLVVALIGALGWWGWDSLNSNKAAKAAEAYDRGMEALRADKPMDARAAFEEAIKEGNGAYKVLALQQQAGLAVSANKFPEAVRLFDEAAKASSDPILSDPPALKAAFLVMDTAPLAEIEKRLTPLAEDKRPLHAFAQEALALARLQHGKTKEAREAFVLLQLGQDVPDSIRQRAQIAVESIDAGTAAAIKPIVDAAAKATPPAAGAANAMTPSAAQAAPAQAAPAQAAPAAAPAAQ, via the coding sequence GTGGTTGATGTCTTCGAGCAGGTCGAGGAGGAGCTTCGCTCCGACAAGTTGAAGCGCCTGGCCAAGACCTGGCTGCCCGTTTTCGGCGTGGTGCTGGTCGTCGCCCTGATCGGCGCCCTGGGCTGGTGGGGCTGGGACAGCCTGAACTCCAACAAGGCCGCCAAGGCCGCCGAGGCCTATGATCGCGGCATGGAGGCCCTGCGCGCCGACAAGCCGATGGACGCCCGCGCCGCCTTCGAGGAAGCCATCAAGGAAGGCAACGGCGCCTACAAGGTCCTGGCCCTGCAGCAGCAGGCCGGCCTGGCCGTCAGCGCCAACAAGTTCCCCGAAGCTGTCCGCCTGTTCGACGAAGCCGCCAAGGCGTCCAGCGATCCGATCCTGTCGGACCCGCCCGCCCTGAAAGCCGCCTTCCTGGTCATGGATACCGCGCCGCTGGCCGAGATCGAAAAGCGCCTGACGCCGCTGGCCGAAGACAAGCGCCCCCTGCACGCCTTTGCCCAGGAAGCCCTGGCCCTGGCGCGCCTGCAACACGGCAAGACCAAGGAAGCACGTGAGGCCTTCGTGCTGCTGCAACTGGGTCAGGACGTGCCGGACTCGATCCGTCAGCGCGCCCAGATCGCCGTGGAATCCATCGACGCCGGCACCGCAGCCGCCATCAAGCCCATCGTCGACGCCGCCGCCAAGGCGACGCCGCCGGCCGCCGGTGCTGCGAACGCGATGACGCCCTCGGCCGCCCAGGCTGCTCCGGCTCAGGCTGCTCCGGCCCAAGCTGCTCCCGCCGCCGCGCCGGCCGCCCAATAG
- the panB gene encoding 3-methyl-2-oxobutanoate hydroxymethyltransferase gives MSVHTQESVKRITVPDIAGRKGGEPIVCLTAYDAPMAALLDPHCDVLLVGDSLGMAVHGLPNTVGVTLEMMILHGQAVMRGARRAMVVVDMPFGSYEGGKEVAYANCVRVMKETGAQAVKLETSIEMAEIVAFLVKRGIPVMGHVGLRPQAILAEGGFKAKGRTDSERDRVLAEAKAVAEAGAFCIVIEGVAESLAREITETIDAPTIGIGASAACDGQVLVVNDMLGMFDWTPKFVRKYADLRTEIDRAAAAFASDVKTRRFPAEVETYFSKKPASQ, from the coding sequence ATGTCCGTCCATACCCAAGAGAGCGTCAAACGCATCACCGTGCCCGATATCGCGGGGCGCAAGGGTGGCGAGCCGATTGTCTGCCTGACGGCCTATGACGCGCCGATGGCGGCCCTGCTGGACCCGCACTGCGACGTGCTGCTGGTCGGCGACAGCCTGGGGATGGCGGTTCACGGCCTGCCCAATACCGTGGGCGTAACGCTGGAGATGATGATCCTGCACGGGCAGGCCGTCATGCGCGGCGCCAGACGGGCCATGGTGGTCGTGGATATGCCGTTCGGCTCCTATGAAGGCGGCAAGGAGGTCGCCTACGCCAACTGCGTGCGGGTGATGAAGGAGACGGGCGCCCAGGCGGTGAAGCTGGAAACCAGCATCGAAATGGCCGAGATCGTCGCCTTCCTGGTCAAGCGCGGCATTCCGGTCATGGGCCATGTCGGCCTGCGCCCCCAGGCGATCCTGGCCGAGGGCGGGTTCAAGGCCAAGGGCCGGACCGACAGCGAGCGCGATCGGGTGCTGGCCGAGGCTAAGGCCGTCGCCGAGGCCGGCGCCTTCTGCATCGTCATCGAGGGCGTCGCCGAATCGCTGGCGCGCGAGATCACCGAGACGATCGACGCGCCCACCATCGGCATCGGCGCCTCGGCCGCCTGCGACGGCCAGGTGCTGGTGGTCAACGACATGCTGGGCATGTTCGATTGGACCCCGAAGTTCGTGCGCAAATACGCCGATCTGCGCACCGAGATCGACCGGGCGGCGGCCGCTTTCGCCAGCGATGTGAAAACCCGCCGTTTTCCTGCCGAAGTCGAGACCTACTTCTCGAAAAAGCCGGCTTCGCAGTAA
- a CDS encoding RNA polymerase sigma factor has translation MVKSLRDFHDVELAAQAAAGGRREYGELVRRHGSAVRGLLRRMGATPSLSDDVAQDAFLQGFQRCAEFRGQGTFAGWIKKIAARLYLKRVAKEARYVAEIEADQADVVVDRGGLMDLDEALKTLSETERVCVSLCHGAGMSHPEIAAAMNLPLGTVKSHVKRGLDKLRARLQPAHGSGGRSVHVG, from the coding sequence ATGGTCAAATCATTGAGAGACTTCCACGATGTGGAGCTGGCCGCCCAGGCGGCGGCCGGCGGTCGGCGGGAGTATGGCGAGTTGGTGCGTCGGCACGGGTCGGCGGTGCGGGGGCTACTGCGCCGGATGGGGGCGACGCCGTCCTTGTCCGACGACGTGGCGCAGGACGCCTTTCTGCAAGGGTTCCAGCGCTGCGCTGAGTTTCGCGGTCAGGGGACGTTTGCGGGATGGATCAAGAAGATCGCCGCGCGGCTCTATCTGAAGCGGGTGGCCAAGGAGGCGCGCTACGTCGCCGAGATCGAGGCCGATCAGGCGGATGTGGTCGTCGACCGCGGCGGTCTGATGGACCTGGATGAGGCGCTGAAGACGCTCAGCGAGACCGAGCGTGTCTGCGTCTCCCTGTGCCACGGCGCGGGGATGTCGCATCCGGAAATCGCGGCAGCCATGAATTTGCCGCTTGGCACGGTGAAATCGCATGTCAAACGTGGTCTGGATAAACTCCGTGCGCGGCTTCAACCGGCGCACGGCTCAGGCGGGAGGTCGGTCCATGTCGGCTGA
- a CDS encoding DUF6249 domain-containing protein — protein sequence MEDFIPIFAIFAVFGTITAIVFGPTFLKYREKRDMQETVRLAVDKGQELPPELLDVMTKDVQKGLPSRSKDIRKGVLSLASGIGIAGFGIVVQGTTHVWGGNGQGALLGIACIPAAIGVAFIILGFFNPNKD from the coding sequence ATGGAAGACTTCATTCCGATCTTCGCCATCTTCGCCGTCTTCGGCACGATTACGGCCATCGTCTTCGGCCCCACCTTCCTGAAGTACCGCGAAAAGCGCGACATGCAGGAGACCGTGCGTCTCGCCGTCGATAAGGGTCAGGAGCTGCCGCCCGAACTGCTCGATGTCATGACCAAGGATGTGCAGAAGGGGCTGCCGTCGCGCAGCAAGGACATTCGCAAGGGCGTGCTCAGCTTGGCGAGCGGCATCGGCATCGCCGGGTTCGGCATCGTCGTTCAGGGCACGACGCACGTCTGGGGCGGCAATGGCCAGGGCGCGTTGCTGGGCATCGCCTGTATTCCCGCAGCCATCGGCGTCGCCTTCATCATCCTGGGCTTCTTCAACCCGAACAAAGACTGA
- a CDS encoding DUF2188 domain-containing protein, with the protein MAHVTYRIVEHDGGWAYKSGDTYSETFATHDDAKAAAVRVAREQRVPDQTAAIEYETAAGEWVTESADGHDRPSTDVEG; encoded by the coding sequence ATGGCCCATGTCACCTATCGCATCGTCGAGCATGACGGCGGCTGGGCCTACAAGTCCGGCGACACCTATTCCGAGACCTTCGCCACCCACGACGACGCCAAGGCCGCCGCCGTGCGCGTCGCGCGCGAGCAGCGCGTGCCGGACCAGACCGCAGCGATCGAATACGAGACCGCCGCCGGCGAATGGGTCACCGAAAGCGCGGACGGCCACGACCGACCCTCCACGGACGTCGAGGGCTGA
- a CDS encoding endonuclease/exonuclease/phosphatase family protein has translation MIHRRTLLAAAALAPLAGCATAPKAKTPTELKLVTFNIWHNMGDWAARRPLLVAALKAQDADVIALQEVLEDANVGLENQARMLARELGGYHIAFVSTDAEGAPRRYGNALLTRLPVLAEASTKLEPLDDFRTALRLRVAVQGRPVDVVVTHLAWQQDAGPVRARQIASLLGWLPQDGTPLIVMGDFNATQEDSGLATLTGPRFFSALPRGSVTTTLNPAKGHPERVIDHIFVEQAAFTPGEARRFGDTPTNGEYPSDHFGVVATVRLR, from the coding sequence ATGATCCACCGTCGCACTCTGCTGGCCGCCGCCGCCCTCGCGCCGCTGGCAGGCTGCGCCACGGCCCCAAAGGCTAAGACGCCCACAGAGCTGAAGCTCGTCACCTTCAACATCTGGCACAACATGGGCGACTGGGCCGCCCGTCGTCCGCTGCTGGTCGCCGCGCTGAAGGCCCAGGACGCCGACGTCATCGCCCTTCAGGAGGTGCTGGAGGACGCCAATGTCGGGCTTGAGAACCAGGCCCGGATGCTGGCGCGCGAGCTGGGCGGCTATCATATCGCCTTCGTCTCGACCGACGCCGAGGGCGCCCCGCGCCGTTACGGCAACGCCCTGCTGACCCGCCTGCCGGTTCTGGCCGAGGCCTCGACCAAGCTTGAGCCGCTCGACGATTTCCGCACCGCGCTTCGCCTTCGCGTCGCGGTCCAGGGTCGCCCGGTCGATGTCGTCGTCACCCATCTGGCGTGGCAACAGGACGCCGGCCCGGTCCGCGCCCGCCAGATCGCATCCCTGCTCGGCTGGCTGCCGCAGGACGGCACGCCCCTGATCGTCATGGGCGACTTCAATGCGACCCAGGAAGATTCCGGCCTGGCGACCCTGACCGGCCCCCGCTTCTTCAGCGCCCTGCCCCGCGGTTCGGTCACAACCACCCTGAACCCGGCCAAGGGTCACCCCGAGCGTGTCATCGACCATATCTTCGTCGAACAGGCCGCCTTCACACCCGGCGAGGCCCGCCGCTTCGGGGATACGCCGACCAACGGCGAATATCCGTCCGACCACTTCGGCGTCGTCGCGACCGTCCGGCTCAGGTAA
- a CDS encoding ArsC family reductase, translating into MTYTLYGIPNCDTVKKARVWLEQQGVDYVFHDYKKAGVDAGRLGQWIDEHGWETVLNRAGTTFKKLPDADKADIDKAKAIALMTAQPSMIKRPVLDLGDRRLVGFKPETYAAALT; encoded by the coding sequence GTGACCTACACCCTCTACGGCATTCCCAACTGCGACACGGTGAAGAAGGCCCGGGTCTGGCTGGAGCAGCAGGGGGTCGACTATGTCTTCCACGACTACAAGAAGGCCGGGGTGGATGCGGGGCGGCTGGGCCAGTGGATCGACGAGCACGGTTGGGAGACGGTGCTGAACCGGGCCGGGACGACGTTCAAGAAGCTGCCGGATGCCGACAAGGCGGACATCGACAAGGCGAAAGCGATCGCGCTGATGACGGCCCAGCCGTCGATGATCAAACGGCCGGTGCTGGATCTGGGGGATCGGCGGCTGGTGGGGTTCAAGCCCGAGACCTACGCGGCCGCGCTTACCTGA
- a CDS encoding sensor histidine kinase codes for MLGLHSSVARRMPSSTGAAPMPALIDAFDWATTPLGPKRDWSPALSITYDMMMGMGFAASVMWGPERTLLYNGAYIPLLGQKHPSALGRPLDQVWHEVWDDLRPLTERALAGETVFLEDLPLTMVRNGYSEDTCWVLSYSPVRDGDAIVGILNIAIETTERVRGEQHRQMLVDECGHRVKNTLALVQAVARSTLSGVDRDVLERFDERLNAIARTQQTLDEKAWNGGDLGEIVREAVGNLVRRPVSISGPSVHLSPRVAQTVALIIHELTTNAFKHGALAKPGGRVSVDWRLDEGQLVLTWIEGGGAPAHPPLKTGFGVKLLARGLLGCGGANLRYGVEGFSATFTAPASRLTDS; via the coding sequence ATGCTGGGGCTGCATTCGTCGGTTGCTCGTCGAATGCCGTCGTCAACAGGGGCCGCACCGATGCCAGCCCTTATTGATGCGTTCGACTGGGCGACGACGCCCCTTGGGCCAAAGCGCGATTGGTCGCCCGCGCTGAGCATTACCTATGACATGATGATGGGAATGGGTTTCGCGGCCAGCGTCATGTGGGGCCCGGAGCGCACCTTGCTCTACAACGGCGCCTACATTCCGCTGCTCGGACAAAAGCATCCGAGCGCCCTGGGCCGTCCTCTGGACCAGGTCTGGCATGAGGTGTGGGACGATTTGCGCCCTCTGACGGAGCGCGCGCTGGCAGGCGAAACCGTTTTTCTGGAAGACCTGCCGCTGACGATGGTTCGAAACGGCTATTCGGAAGACACCTGCTGGGTGCTGTCCTACAGCCCCGTGCGGGACGGCGACGCGATCGTCGGCATTCTCAATATCGCCATCGAAACGACCGAGCGGGTGCGAGGCGAACAACACCGTCAGATGCTGGTCGATGAATGCGGCCACCGGGTTAAGAACACGCTCGCCCTGGTTCAAGCGGTCGCCCGCAGCACCTTGTCGGGCGTCGATCGCGATGTGCTGGAGCGTTTTGACGAGCGATTGAACGCCATCGCCCGGACCCAGCAGACGCTGGATGAGAAGGCTTGGAATGGCGGCGACCTCGGTGAGATCGTCCGCGAAGCGGTGGGTAATCTGGTGCGCAGGCCGGTTTCCATCTCGGGGCCCTCGGTGCACCTGTCGCCGCGTGTGGCGCAGACGGTCGCCTTGATCATCCACGAACTGACGACGAACGCGTTCAAGCATGGCGCCCTCGCCAAGCCCGGCGGCCGCGTCTCGGTCGATTGGCGGCTGGATGAGGGGCAACTCGTCCTGACGTGGATCGAAGGCGGCGGCGCGCCGGCCCATCCGCCGCTCAAGACCGGCTTTGGCGTCAAACTGCTCGCGAGAGGCCTGCTGGGGTGCGGCGGCGCGAATCTTCGTTATGGCGTGGAGGGGTTCTCGGCGACATTCACAGCGCCGGCGTCGCGTCTGACCGACAGTTGA
- a CDS encoding winged helix-turn-helix domain-containing protein has protein sequence MSLRLQAAQVAWLNTKLTLDFIAASRTWIDEDLISALLTAGVVDANVRGADDEGATRDSSIGAGILPNALRRPVNAISIAMSLGVPRESARTKLAGLVERGVLVRTDGGFVLRAEVSQSKPFKSAMEAFLLATVEFVDGLAILNACGARDGDRVVTPVWPVAGLATRLMTAHVLKGIQHARSLKPEISLTTHYVLLWLSHLTGSALRVVQEPDAGRLGPLNPPFGPVSVIEVAKAARMDDETVRRHLGQLEKAGLVIRVAGKRDINLPDQTLVANWLDFQSRTILGTQQLVRKLYVAGVIVDRPSETIRLF, from the coding sequence ATGTCTCTGCGTTTACAAGCCGCTCAGGTCGCTTGGCTGAATACGAAGCTGACCCTCGATTTCATCGCCGCATCCCGCACCTGGATCGACGAGGATCTGATATCCGCCCTGCTGACCGCGGGCGTCGTGGATGCAAACGTCAGAGGCGCCGACGACGAAGGCGCGACACGCGACTCTTCCATTGGAGCCGGCATTTTGCCGAACGCCCTGCGGCGGCCTGTGAATGCAATCAGCATCGCCATGTCCCTGGGCGTGCCGCGCGAGAGCGCACGCACCAAACTGGCGGGATTGGTGGAGCGTGGCGTGCTGGTGCGGACCGACGGCGGCTTCGTCTTGCGCGCCGAGGTGTCGCAGTCGAAGCCATTCAAGTCCGCGATGGAAGCCTTCCTTCTGGCCACGGTGGAGTTCGTCGATGGGCTGGCGATTCTGAATGCATGCGGCGCCCGCGACGGCGACCGGGTCGTCACCCCAGTCTGGCCTGTCGCAGGCTTGGCGACGCGGCTGATGACGGCGCACGTCCTGAAAGGCATCCAGCACGCCCGATCGCTGAAGCCCGAAATCAGCCTGACGACGCACTACGTCCTTCTTTGGCTGTCGCATCTCACCGGAAGCGCCTTGAGGGTTGTTCAGGAGCCGGACGCCGGCCGTCTTGGCCCCCTGAACCCGCCGTTCGGGCCGGTGAGCGTGATCGAGGTCGCCAAGGCCGCCAGAATGGACGACGAAACGGTTCGCCGGCACCTGGGTCAGCTTGAAAAGGCAGGCCTGGTCATCCGGGTCGCGGGCAAGAGAGACATCAATCTGCCGGATCAGACCCTGGTCGCGAACTGGCTCGATTTCCAAAGCCGGACGATCCTCGGCACGCAGCAACTGGTTCGGAAACTCTATGTCGCGGGCGTGATCGTCGATCGGCCAAGCGAAACCATTCGATTGTTCTGA